The following are encoded in a window of Clostridium thermarum genomic DNA:
- a CDS encoding response regulator transcription factor, which yields MLKMLIADDEYLVLESLKMIISKNIKDIDIVGTASSGREAIEKALGLKPDIVFIDIHMPGIDGIEAIRQIKQVNSDTVFVILTAYEYFDYAKEALNLGVFEYLLKPINKNKLIETINNISAEIYKKRANLIREIELRERMNKLIPSLEAQFISDKLFGTGMSKEMEFYESIFAMDLKHGYAMTVLFHDAENKNKEDNLKLNQQKQNFMEVFTAKFKSICPCLIGSPVSDRIIVYVPADEEEPDEFIRMKSIDIGKRVTEKLKGLTTIKYHIGIGRKYDIENFVKSCSEAYIAASKTNDQTVTHIEDADSSAGDIESYPIHKESVFSNSLLTANIKEAKEVFEEIFVWMINAHGEDIDKIKSKLIDLIFLAEKTLPYKLNELDKLKNTYVLNILKINGIDELRVQFKAYLSDLGLEIQKQKKSDEEGIIPAIIEYVNRNYANDISLNDVAKSVNLSYHYFSKIFKDEMGKSFTDYLTELRLEKSMKLLANPNLSIKEICQKIGYNDPNYYCKTFKKVTGMTPTEYRTFLNMGSERID from the coding sequence ATGTTAAAAATGTTAATAGCAGACGATGAATATCTAGTTTTAGAATCCTTAAAGATGATTATATCAAAAAACATAAAAGATATAGATATAGTCGGCACTGCCAGTTCCGGTAGAGAGGCTATAGAGAAGGCTTTGGGACTAAAACCGGATATAGTTTTTATCGATATCCATATGCCTGGTATTGATGGTATTGAAGCAATAAGACAAATAAAGCAGGTTAATAGTGATACGGTTTTTGTTATCCTTACAGCTTACGAGTACTTTGACTATGCAAAAGAGGCTTTAAATTTAGGTGTTTTTGAATATCTTTTAAAACCAATAAATAAAAATAAACTCATAGAAACCATTAACAATATTAGTGCTGAAATATATAAAAAGCGTGCTAATTTGATAAGAGAAATTGAACTTAGGGAGAGAATGAATAAGTTAATTCCATCATTGGAAGCACAATTTATATCGGACAAGCTGTTTGGCACAGGTATGTCAAAGGAGATGGAGTTTTATGAAAGCATCTTTGCAATGGATTTAAAACATGGATATGCTATGACGGTTCTATTTCATGATGCTGAGAATAAAAATAAGGAAGATAACTTAAAGTTGAATCAACAAAAGCAAAACTTTATGGAAGTTTTCACGGCTAAATTTAAATCAATCTGTCCATGCCTTATAGGAAGTCCGGTATCAGACAGAATTATTGTATATGTGCCCGCCGATGAAGAGGAGCCTGATGAATTCATTAGGATGAAATCCATTGACATTGGTAAGAGAGTTACTGAAAAGCTTAAAGGCTTGACAACTATAAAATATCATATAGGTATTGGCAGAAAATACGATATAGAAAATTTTGTAAAGTCCTGCAGTGAGGCATATATAGCAGCTTCTAAGACAAACGATCAAACAGTTACTCATATTGAAGATGCTGATTCTTCAGCAGGAGACATAGAAAGCTATCCTATCCACAAGGAAAGTGTATTTTCAAATTCCCTTCTTACTGCAAATATAAAGGAAGCAAAGGAAGTCTTTGAGGAAATATTTGTTTGGATGATCAATGCTCATGGAGAGGATATTGACAAAATTAAGTCCAAGCTAATAGATTTAATATTTCTTGCAGAAAAAACACTACCATATAAACTGAATGAGTTAGACAAGCTAAAAAATACCTATGTATTAAATATCTTAAAAATTAATGGCATCGATGAGTTAAGGGTACAGTTTAAAGCTTATCTTTCTGATTTAGGTCTCGAAATTCAAAAGCAAAAGAAAAGCGATGAGGAAGGTATTATTCCCGCTATAATAGAGTATGTTAACAGGAATTATGCTAATGATATCTCCTTAAATGATGTGGCTAAAAGTGTAAACTTAAGCTATCACTATTTTAGCAAGATATTTAAGGACGAGATGGGGAAAAGTTTTACCGATTATTTAACAGAATTGAGATTAGAAAAGTCAATGAAACTCTTGGCAAATCCAAACTTAAGTATAAAGGAAATTTGCCAAAAGATCGGCTATAATGACCCCAACTATTACTGCAAAACCTTTAAAAAGGTAACCGGAATGACGCCAACAGAATACAGAACATTTTTGAATATGGGAAGTGAGCGTATTGATTAA
- a CDS encoding sensor histidine kinase, with translation MNRDIFKFFGIRKKLIMYFLLTIALLSVTSVYSFYNAKTVLKNTNYLITDYVYLNNLKETVNEMMTALEKYLTTPSSDSLTSYYNCSNHLNEITRQIPKTLDYDYEKLVLKDIGYMLDELMSESDKAIQAKRGRISSKYIAHFNRTQEISDYIKLYDTKLLDIKLKSGSEKAESINKKMEFMSYFNVLIIIATILVNLFIAIISTYRLTKPLAQLSHSAEKISVGDFDIELTQTHTGDETDILASAFIKMAKSIRNYIDELKEHAEVEKRLKEQELNNLKMKSLLKEAELKFLQSQINPHFLFNTLNAASQLAMIEGADKSSEFMENIAQLFRYNLKNIEELVTLREEIEYVKNYMQVLKIRFGSRITFYSNIDESTLDVKIPRITIQPIVENAYIHGLQDLERNGEIHMNVKNSGDSVHIEIIDNGKGMDSACIQGILGSEQEEVTFQKHVNGIGINNVIQRLQYLFNIADKQKLVNIESEIGQGTKVTLILPQIVNPQ, from the coding sequence ATGAATCGTGATATATTTAAGTTTTTTGGTATAAGAAAAAAACTGATTATGTACTTTCTTCTGACTATAGCATTATTGAGTGTAACAAGTGTTTATTCCTTTTATAATGCTAAAACAGTATTAAAAAACACTAACTATCTAATAACTGACTATGTGTACTTAAACAATCTGAAGGAAACCGTTAATGAAATGATGACTGCCCTTGAGAAATATTTGACCACACCCTCTTCTGATAGCTTAACAAGTTATTACAACTGCAGCAATCATCTAAATGAAATAACTAGGCAGATACCTAAAACTTTGGACTATGACTATGAAAAATTAGTGCTTAAAGACATAGGCTATATGCTGGATGAGCTAATGTCTGAAAGTGATAAGGCCATTCAGGCAAAGCGTGGAAGAATAAGCAGTAAGTATATAGCTCACTTTAATAGAACCCAAGAAATCAGTGATTATATTAAGTTATATGATACTAAGCTTTTAGATATCAAACTAAAGAGCGGGTCTGAGAAGGCTGAAAGTATAAATAAAAAGATGGAATTTATGAGCTACTTCAATGTACTCATAATAATTGCCACCATACTTGTAAACCTTTTTATAGCGATAATATCAACATATCGACTAACAAAGCCTTTGGCACAGCTCTCACATTCAGCAGAGAAAATTTCTGTAGGAGATTTTGATATAGAGCTGACACAAACCCACACCGGGGATGAAACTGACATTTTAGCCAGTGCCTTTATTAAGATGGCAAAAAGTATTAGGAATTATATAGATGAATTAAAGGAACATGCAGAAGTAGAAAAAAGGCTTAAGGAGCAAGAACTGAATAATTTGAAAATGAAAAGTTTGCTGAAGGAGGCAGAGCTAAAGTTCCTTCAATCACAAATTAACCCGCATTTTCTCTTCAATACTCTAAATGCGGCATCGCAGCTGGCAATGATAGAGGGGGCGGATAAATCCTCTGAGTTCATGGAAAATATAGCCCAGCTTTTCAGATATAATTTGAAAAATATAGAAGAGCTGGTGACCTTGAGAGAGGAAATTGAATATGTAAAGAACTATATGCAGGTTCTAAAAATACGCTTTGGAAGCAGAATAACCTTTTACAGTAACATAGATGAAAGCACTCTGGATGTGAAGATACCAAGGATTACCATACAACCCATCGTTGAAAATGCATACATTCACGGCTTGCAGGATTTAGAGAGAAACGGGGAAATTCATATGAATGTTAAAAATTCTGGTGACTCAGTTCACATCGAGATTATAGATAACGGCAAGGGCATGGACTCAGCGTGTATACAAGGTATACTGGGATCAGAACAGGAAGAAGTTACATTTCAAAAACATGTTAATGGCATAGGAATAAATAATGTTATACAGAGATTACAGTACCTTTTCAATATTGCGGATAAGCAGAAGTTGGTGAATATAGAAAGCGAGATTGGACAAGGCACCAAGGTGACCTTAATATTACCTCAAATAGTAAATCCTCAATAA
- a CDS encoding substrate-binding domain-containing protein, whose protein sequence is MNIIRNSVGFLYKHAISILLVLILLASLTLYWLRTEDIKLPVSKPKYHFYFIAQNYVDPFWNEVIRGVEISAKDNDVVVEVYAPRFNDPMEEIKYLDIATISRVDGIITHVSNAIDFTETINKAYDRQIPVITFENDDSESKRNAFVGTNSFIIGREAAKLIVEATGGKANIAIISSNDLNQGSMEHNLKMNGFISALRDYPDMKIIKTYTSKMGILSAEEITQKIIDSEDNINAIFTVSSADTLGCAQFIVDRNMVGDIVLVGYGGSDEILRYIDKEIIFGTVASNPYKMGYESLKTMVDIKNGKSVPTFIDTEVKVISKENLDKFIRIDEEK, encoded by the coding sequence ATGAATATAATTAGAAATTCAGTTGGGTTTTTATATAAACATGCCATCTCAATATTACTAGTACTGATTTTACTTGCAAGTCTTACACTATATTGGCTGCGGACCGAAGATATTAAGCTGCCGGTTTCCAAGCCAAAATATCATTTTTATTTTATAGCTCAAAATTATGTAGATCCATTTTGGAACGAAGTAATAAGAGGGGTTGAAATTTCCGCAAAAGATAACGATGTGGTGGTAGAGGTTTATGCTCCACGTTTTAATGACCCGATGGAAGAAATAAAATATTTAGACATAGCTACTATTTCAAGGGTAGATGGCATTATTACTCATGTTTCAAATGCAATAGATTTTACGGAAACCATAAATAAGGCCTATGATAGACAAATACCTGTAATAACCTTTGAAAATGATGACAGCGAAAGTAAAAGAAATGCCTTTGTAGGCACAAACAGTTTTATAATCGGAAGAGAAGCGGCCAAGCTGATTGTAGAGGCTACAGGAGGAAAAGCCAACATAGCAATAATATCAAGTAACGATTTAAATCAGGGGTCAATGGAACATAACTTGAAGATGAATGGATTTATAAGCGCTCTGAGGGACTATCCAGATATGAAAATTATAAAAACTTATACTTCAAAAATGGGAATTTTGAGTGCAGAAGAAATAACACAAAAAATCATCGATTCAGAGGATAATATAAATGCCATATTTACTGTAAGTTCCGCAGATACCTTAGGGTGTGCCCAGTTTATTGTTGACAGAAACATGGTTGGAGATATTGTCTTAGTGGGTTATGGCGGTTCTGATGAAATATTACGCTACATAGATAAGGAAATAATTTTTGGAACAGTAGCCAGTAATCCATATAAGATGGGCTATGAAAGCTTGAAAACAATGGTGGACATAAAAAACGGTAAGTCAGTTCCTACTTTTATCGATACGGAAGTAAAAGTAATTTCAAAGGAAAATCTTGACAAGTTTATAAGGATAGATGAGGAAAAATAA
- a CDS encoding FadR/GntR family transcriptional regulator, with protein sequence MAKRDKLLAESVADDILAMITIDKRFAPGDKLPNENELSAELRISRTTLREAIRILAAHNILEIKRGKGTYISENIDLDEDFNLSGFSNIRLNIKDLFEMRLIFEPKIAYYAAKRATDKELERILYYGNLEEKKILNNEDRTEVEQAFHNSIAKATHNEFMNKLMPIIYKAIYKGVILSDENPMMIQETIEDHRMIMEFLANRDAIGAETAMKLHIIHAMRGLGIDND encoded by the coding sequence ATGGCTAAGAGAGATAAGCTGCTGGCTGAGTCCGTTGCAGATGATATTCTTGCAATGATTACTATAGACAAAAGATTTGCACCGGGAGATAAGCTGCCTAATGAAAATGAGTTGTCAGCTGAGCTTCGCATAAGCAGAACCACCTTGCGAGAAGCAATCCGTATATTAGCTGCTCATAATATTTTAGAAATTAAGCGCGGTAAAGGCACCTATATTTCAGAAAATATAGACCTTGACGAAGATTTTAATCTTAGTGGCTTTTCCAATATAAGACTCAATATAAAGGACTTATTTGAAATGAGGCTCATTTTCGAGCCCAAAATAGCCTACTATGCAGCTAAACGCGCTACTGATAAGGAGTTAGAACGGATACTTTACTACGGAAATCTGGAAGAGAAAAAGATTCTAAACAATGAAGACCGTACAGAGGTAGAGCAGGCCTTCCATAACTCTATTGCAAAGGCTACCCATAATGAATTTATGAATAAGCTTATGCCAATTATTTATAAGGCCATTTATAAGGGAGTAATTTTATCAGACGAAAACCCTATGATGATACAGGAAACCATTGAGGATCACAGGATGATTATGGAGTTCCTTGCAAACCGTGATGCAATAGGTGCTGAAACTGCAATGAAACTACACATCATCCATGCTATGAGAGGCCTGGGTATTGATAATGATTAA
- the ilvD gene encoding dihydroxy-acid dehydratase — MRSDSIKKGSKSAPHRSLLNALGLTREEMERPLIGIVSSQNDIVPGHINLDKIVEAVKMGVAMAGGTPIVFPAIAVCDGIAMGHLGMKYSLITRELIADSTEAMALAHAFDALVMVPNCDKNVPGLLMAAARVNIPTIFVSGGPMLAGKVDGCKTSLSSMFEAVGAYNAGKITDEKLEEFENKVCPTCGSCSGMYTANSMNCLTEVLGMALKGNGTIPAVYSERIKLAKQTGMKIMELLEKDIKPRDIMTLDAFKNALTMDMALGCSTNSMLHLPAIAHEAGIELNIDLANEISAKTPNLCHLAPAGNTYMEDLNEAGGIYAVMKEIDKLGLLKTDLITCTGKTVAENIKGCYNQNPEVIRPAENPYSQTGGIAVLRGNLAPDSCVVKRSAVVPEMLKHRGPARVFDCEEDALEAINSGKIVDGDVVVIRYEGPKGGPGMREMLNPTSAIAGRGLGSTVALITDGRFSGASRGASIGHVSPEAAVGGNIALVEEGDIIEIDIDANTINFLVSDEELKRRRANWKPRPPKITSGALARYAALVTSGNRGAILELPKNCV; from the coding sequence ATGAGAAGTGATTCAATTAAAAAAGGAAGCAAGAGTGCACCACATCGTTCACTGTTGAATGCTTTGGGGCTGACTAGGGAGGAAATGGAGCGACCGCTGATAGGTATCGTAAGTTCACAAAATGATATTGTACCCGGTCATATAAACTTGGATAAGATTGTGGAAGCTGTTAAAATGGGGGTTGCCATGGCCGGCGGTACTCCTATAGTCTTTCCTGCTATTGCTGTCTGTGACGGTATTGCTATGGGGCACTTAGGTATGAAGTATTCTCTGATCACCAGAGAGTTAATTGCTGATTCCACAGAAGCCATGGCCTTGGCTCATGCTTTTGATGCTCTTGTAATGGTTCCAAACTGTGATAAAAACGTTCCTGGTTTGTTAATGGCAGCTGCCAGAGTAAACATTCCTACAATTTTTGTCAGTGGTGGACCAATGCTGGCCGGAAAAGTAGATGGCTGCAAGACAAGCTTATCAAGTATGTTTGAGGCTGTTGGTGCTTACAATGCCGGTAAAATTACTGATGAGAAGTTGGAAGAGTTCGAAAATAAAGTTTGTCCAACTTGTGGTTCCTGCTCGGGCATGTATACTGCTAACAGTATGAATTGTTTGACAGAGGTTTTGGGAATGGCCTTAAAGGGAAACGGAACAATTCCTGCGGTTTACTCTGAGAGAATAAAACTTGCCAAACAAACTGGAATGAAGATTATGGAGCTGCTTGAAAAAGACATAAAACCAAGAGATATTATGACCTTGGATGCCTTCAAAAATGCATTGACAATGGACATGGCTCTTGGCTGCAGTACAAACAGTATGCTGCATTTACCTGCCATTGCCCATGAAGCAGGTATAGAGCTAAACATAGATTTGGCCAACGAAATCAGTGCAAAAACTCCAAATCTCTGCCATCTGGCACCAGCAGGTAACACCTACATGGAGGATTTAAATGAAGCCGGTGGCATATATGCAGTTATGAAAGAAATAGACAAGCTTGGCCTCCTAAAGACAGATTTAATCACCTGCACCGGGAAAACTGTTGCAGAAAATATAAAGGGCTGCTATAACCAGAATCCTGAAGTTATAAGACCTGCAGAAAATCCTTACAGCCAAACAGGCGGTATTGCAGTGCTCAGAGGTAACCTTGCTCCAGATTCCTGCGTAGTTAAGCGTTCTGCAGTAGTTCCGGAAATGTTAAAGCATCGAGGTCCTGCTAGAGTATTTGACTGTGAAGAAGATGCCCTTGAGGCTATAAATTCTGGTAAAATTGTGGATGGAGATGTTGTAGTAATCAGATACGAAGGTCCAAAGGGTGGTCCCGGTATGAGAGAGATGCTTAACCCCACTTCTGCAATTGCAGGAAGAGGGTTGGGAAGCACTGTTGCCCTTATAACTGACGGCCGCTTCAGTGGTGCCAGCAGAGGGGCATCCATAGGACATGTTTCACCTGAAGCAGCAGTAGGCGGCAACATTGCACTTGTTGAAGAAGGAGATATAATTGAAATAGATATCGATGCCAACACCATTAATTTCCTTGTAAGTGACGAAGAGTTGAAAAGAAGAAGAGCCAACTGGAAGCCAAGACCGCCAAAGATCACTTCCGGCGCCCTTGCCAGATATGCGGCTTTAGTAACCTCAGGTAACAGAGGGGCTATACTTGAACTACCAAAAAACTGCGTTTAG
- a CDS encoding ion channel: MIITIAILLMYLVYSMDINIISGIAMNLICTIIIHIIESYILFYISMAVLLMTSYRYYNKNIKKKEFKSFGLITAMNIINILLSVFILVRVLEYHPHAGIHTIEIIPIVYISVVYAVVILFSLSFNNYLSVVSRKIARATIIKIILAVIAMVLLIIFVNAVLYYMIHNYPSSLYYGIFDGNFLKDPISYYYRSSKAFSDCLWFSATTFFTVGYGDMHPVGNIMYLLTMMEMVSAYILGIIIVPIVLFKASDN; this comes from the coding sequence ATGATTATAACCATAGCTATATTACTAATGTACTTGGTATATTCCATGGACATTAATATCATAAGTGGTATTGCTATGAACCTGATTTGCACAATAATTATACATATTATAGAAAGCTACATACTATTTTATATAAGTATGGCTGTATTGCTTATGACATCTTACCGGTACTATAACAAGAATATTAAGAAAAAAGAATTTAAAAGTTTTGGTCTTATTACAGCCATGAACATAATTAATATCTTGCTATCTGTTTTCATACTGGTCAGAGTCTTGGAATATCATCCTCACGCAGGGATTCATACTATAGAAATAATACCAATTGTATATATTTCTGTAGTATATGCAGTAGTTATCCTCTTCAGTCTGTCATTTAATAATTACCTATCAGTAGTAAGCAGAAAAATTGCAAGAGCCACAATCATAAAAATAATATTGGCTGTTATAGCCATGGTTCTGTTAATAATATTCGTGAATGCAGTTTTATACTACATGATACATAATTATCCCTCAAGCTTGTATTATGGTATCTTCGATGGCAATTTTCTAAAAGACCCCATCAGCTATTATTACAGATCCTCCAAAGCTTTTTCCGATTGCCTATGGTTTAGCGCCACAACTTTTTTCACAGTAGGCTACGGTGATATGCACCCAGTAGGCAATATAATGTATCTGCTCACTATGATGGAAATGGTGAGTGCTTATATACTGGGGATAATAATTGTGCCTATTGTGCTGTTTAAGGCTTCAGACAACTAA